The Takifugu flavidus isolate HTHZ2018 chromosome 17, ASM371156v2, whole genome shotgun sequence genome contains a region encoding:
- the tfap2a gene encoding transcription factor AP-2-alpha isoform X2: MKMLWKLTDNIKYEDCEDRHDGTSNGTARLPQLGGVGQSPYTSAPPLSHTPNSDFQPPYFPPPYQPIYPQSQDPYSHVNDPYSLNSLHAQPQPQHPGWSGQRQAQESGLLHQHRSLPHQLCRDYRREVLLPSGHGLDSGLSDSIPIHGIPHSLEDVQPVEDQGVHIPDQTVIKKGPVSLSKNNNISAIPINKDGLFGGVTNPNEVFCSVPGRLSLLSSTSKYKVTVAEVQRRLSPPECLNASLLGGVLRRAKSKNGGRSLREKLDKIGLNLPAGRRKAANVTLLTSLVEGEAVHLARDFGYVCETEFPAKAVAEYVNRQHTDPNEQVQRKNMLLATKQVCKEFTDLLSQDRSPLGNSRPQPILEPGIQSCLTHFSLISHGFGAPALCAAVTAFQNYLTEAIKAMDKMYLNNNPNGHSDNGTKGDKDEKHRK; the protein is encoded by the exons ATGAAAATGCTTTGGAAATTAACTGATAACATAAAATATGAAGATTGCGAG GACCGTCACGACGGCACCAGCAACGGGACAGCCAGGCTACCTCAACTGGGCGGCGTGGGCCAGAGTCCCTACACAAGCGCCCCaccgctctcacacacaccgaacTCGGACTTCCAGCCCCCGTACTTCCCCCCACCCTACCAGCCTATCTATCCGCAGTCTCAGGACCCTTATTCGCACGTCAATGACCCGTACTCCCTGAATTCCCTTCACGCCCAGCCGCAGCCGCAGCACCCCGGCTGGTCGGGCCAGAGACAGGCACAAGAGAGCGGCCTGCTGCACCAGCACCGCAGCCTGCCCCACCAGCTGTGCCGGGATTACCGCAGGGAAGTGCTCCTACCGTCCGGCCACGGTCTCGACTCGGGACTGTCGGACTCTATCCCTATCCATGGAATACCTCACTCTTTAGAAGACGTTCAG CCTGTTGAGGACCAAGGAGTTCACATTCCCGACCAGACTGTAATTAAAAAAG GTCCAGTTTCTTTATCGAAAAACAACAATATCTCCGCCATCCCCATAAACAAGGACGGGCTTTTTGGAGGGGTGACAAACCCCAACGAGGTGTTCTGTTCGGTTCCGGGTCGCCTGTCTCTCCTGAGCTCCACATCAAAGTACAAGGTCACGGTAGCGGAGGTGCAGAGACGCCTCTCGCCGCCCGAGTGCCTCAACGCCTCCTTGCTCGGCGGGGTTCTGAGGAG GGCCAAGTCTAAAAACGGAGGAAGATCCTTGAGGGAGAAGCTGGATAAAATCGGCTTGAATCTACCTGCGGGAAGACGCAAAGCAGCCAACGTCACCTTGCTGACGTCACTAGTGGAAG gcGAGGCGGTACATCTTGCCAGAGATTTTGGTTATGTATGCGAAACCGAGTTTCCAGCCAAGGCGGTAGCTGAATATGTAAACCGTCAACACACCGACCCAAACGAACAAGTCCAAAGAAAAAACATGCTGCTGGCCACGAA GCAAGTCTGCAAAGAGTTCACAGACCTGCTGTCCCAGGATCGCTCGCCTTTGGGGAACTCACGGCCGCAGCCTATTCTTGAACCGGGAATCCAGAGCTGTTTGACCCATTTCAGTCTCATCTCCCACGGTTTCGGGGCCCCTGCATTATGCGCGGCCGTCACAGCCTTTCAGAACTATCTGACCGAGGCTATCAAAGCCATGGACAAAATGTACCTCAACAACAACCCCAACGGTCACTCAGATAACGGCACTAAAGGAGACAAAGACGAGAAGCACAGAAAGTGA
- the tfap2a gene encoding transcription factor AP-2-alpha isoform X3 — translation MSMMGKMEEWQDRHDGTSNGTARLPQLGGVGQSPYTSAPPLSHTPNSDFQPPYFPPPYQPIYPQSQDPYSHVNDPYSLNSLHAQPQPQHPGWSGQRQAQESGLLHQHRSLPHQLCRDYRREVLLPSGHGLDSGLSDSIPIHGIPHSLEDVQPVEDQGVHIPDQTVIKKGPVSLSKNNNISAIPINKDGLFGGVTNPNEVFCSVPGRLSLLSSTSKYKVTVAEVQRRLSPPECLNASLLGGVLRRAKSKNGGRSLREKLDKIGLNLPAGRRKAANVTLLTSLVEGEAVHLARDFGYVCETEFPAKAVAEYVNRQHTDPNEQVQRKNMLLATKQVCKEFTDLLSQDRSPLGNSRPQPILEPGIQSCLTHFSLISHGFGAPALCAAVTAFQNYLTEAIKAMDKMYLNNNPNGHSDNGTKGDKDEKHRK, via the exons ATGTCAATGATGGGCAAAATGGAGGAATGGCAG GACCGTCACGACGGCACCAGCAACGGGACAGCCAGGCTACCTCAACTGGGCGGCGTGGGCCAGAGTCCCTACACAAGCGCCCCaccgctctcacacacaccgaacTCGGACTTCCAGCCCCCGTACTTCCCCCCACCCTACCAGCCTATCTATCCGCAGTCTCAGGACCCTTATTCGCACGTCAATGACCCGTACTCCCTGAATTCCCTTCACGCCCAGCCGCAGCCGCAGCACCCCGGCTGGTCGGGCCAGAGACAGGCACAAGAGAGCGGCCTGCTGCACCAGCACCGCAGCCTGCCCCACCAGCTGTGCCGGGATTACCGCAGGGAAGTGCTCCTACCGTCCGGCCACGGTCTCGACTCGGGACTGTCGGACTCTATCCCTATCCATGGAATACCTCACTCTTTAGAAGACGTTCAG CCTGTTGAGGACCAAGGAGTTCACATTCCCGACCAGACTGTAATTAAAAAAG GTCCAGTTTCTTTATCGAAAAACAACAATATCTCCGCCATCCCCATAAACAAGGACGGGCTTTTTGGAGGGGTGACAAACCCCAACGAGGTGTTCTGTTCGGTTCCGGGTCGCCTGTCTCTCCTGAGCTCCACATCAAAGTACAAGGTCACGGTAGCGGAGGTGCAGAGACGCCTCTCGCCGCCCGAGTGCCTCAACGCCTCCTTGCTCGGCGGGGTTCTGAGGAG GGCCAAGTCTAAAAACGGAGGAAGATCCTTGAGGGAGAAGCTGGATAAAATCGGCTTGAATCTACCTGCGGGAAGACGCAAAGCAGCCAACGTCACCTTGCTGACGTCACTAGTGGAAG gcGAGGCGGTACATCTTGCCAGAGATTTTGGTTATGTATGCGAAACCGAGTTTCCAGCCAAGGCGGTAGCTGAATATGTAAACCGTCAACACACCGACCCAAACGAACAAGTCCAAAGAAAAAACATGCTGCTGGCCACGAA GCAAGTCTGCAAAGAGTTCACAGACCTGCTGTCCCAGGATCGCTCGCCTTTGGGGAACTCACGGCCGCAGCCTATTCTTGAACCGGGAATCCAGAGCTGTTTGACCCATTTCAGTCTCATCTCCCACGGTTTCGGGGCCCCTGCATTATGCGCGGCCGTCACAGCCTTTCAGAACTATCTGACCGAGGCTATCAAAGCCATGGACAAAATGTACCTCAACAACAACCCCAACGGTCACTCAGATAACGGCACTAAAGGAGACAAAGACGAGAAGCACAGAAAGTGA
- the tfap2a gene encoding transcription factor AP-2-alpha isoform X1, protein MEDISLSESEVENKRTSGRNWTVRMPRASSVAGVSPKSEDRHDGTSNGTARLPQLGGVGQSPYTSAPPLSHTPNSDFQPPYFPPPYQPIYPQSQDPYSHVNDPYSLNSLHAQPQPQHPGWSGQRQAQESGLLHQHRSLPHQLCRDYRREVLLPSGHGLDSGLSDSIPIHGIPHSLEDVQPVEDQGVHIPDQTVIKKGPVSLSKNNNISAIPINKDGLFGGVTNPNEVFCSVPGRLSLLSSTSKYKVTVAEVQRRLSPPECLNASLLGGVLRRAKSKNGGRSLREKLDKIGLNLPAGRRKAANVTLLTSLVEGEAVHLARDFGYVCETEFPAKAVAEYVNRQHTDPNEQVQRKNMLLATKQVCKEFTDLLSQDRSPLGNSRPQPILEPGIQSCLTHFSLISHGFGAPALCAAVTAFQNYLTEAIKAMDKMYLNNNPNGHSDNGTKGDKDEKHRK, encoded by the exons ATGGAGGACATTTCGCTGTCGGAGTCTGAGGTGGAAAACAAAAGGACAAGTGGTAGAAATTGGACGGTCCGAATGCCCAGAGCGTCGTCTGTTGCCGGAGTTTCGCCCAAATCGGAG GACCGTCACGACGGCACCAGCAACGGGACAGCCAGGCTACCTCAACTGGGCGGCGTGGGCCAGAGTCCCTACACAAGCGCCCCaccgctctcacacacaccgaacTCGGACTTCCAGCCCCCGTACTTCCCCCCACCCTACCAGCCTATCTATCCGCAGTCTCAGGACCCTTATTCGCACGTCAATGACCCGTACTCCCTGAATTCCCTTCACGCCCAGCCGCAGCCGCAGCACCCCGGCTGGTCGGGCCAGAGACAGGCACAAGAGAGCGGCCTGCTGCACCAGCACCGCAGCCTGCCCCACCAGCTGTGCCGGGATTACCGCAGGGAAGTGCTCCTACCGTCCGGCCACGGTCTCGACTCGGGACTGTCGGACTCTATCCCTATCCATGGAATACCTCACTCTTTAGAAGACGTTCAG CCTGTTGAGGACCAAGGAGTTCACATTCCCGACCAGACTGTAATTAAAAAAG GTCCAGTTTCTTTATCGAAAAACAACAATATCTCCGCCATCCCCATAAACAAGGACGGGCTTTTTGGAGGGGTGACAAACCCCAACGAGGTGTTCTGTTCGGTTCCGGGTCGCCTGTCTCTCCTGAGCTCCACATCAAAGTACAAGGTCACGGTAGCGGAGGTGCAGAGACGCCTCTCGCCGCCCGAGTGCCTCAACGCCTCCTTGCTCGGCGGGGTTCTGAGGAG GGCCAAGTCTAAAAACGGAGGAAGATCCTTGAGGGAGAAGCTGGATAAAATCGGCTTGAATCTACCTGCGGGAAGACGCAAAGCAGCCAACGTCACCTTGCTGACGTCACTAGTGGAAG gcGAGGCGGTACATCTTGCCAGAGATTTTGGTTATGTATGCGAAACCGAGTTTCCAGCCAAGGCGGTAGCTGAATATGTAAACCGTCAACACACCGACCCAAACGAACAAGTCCAAAGAAAAAACATGCTGCTGGCCACGAA GCAAGTCTGCAAAGAGTTCACAGACCTGCTGTCCCAGGATCGCTCGCCTTTGGGGAACTCACGGCCGCAGCCTATTCTTGAACCGGGAATCCAGAGCTGTTTGACCCATTTCAGTCTCATCTCCCACGGTTTCGGGGCCCCTGCATTATGCGCGGCCGTCACAGCCTTTCAGAACTATCTGACCGAGGCTATCAAAGCCATGGACAAAATGTACCTCAACAACAACCCCAACGGTCACTCAGATAACGGCACTAAAGGAGACAAAGACGAGAAGCACAGAAAGTGA
- the tfap2a gene encoding transcription factor AP-2-alpha isoform X4: MLVHSFSAMDRHDGTSNGTARLPQLGGVGQSPYTSAPPLSHTPNSDFQPPYFPPPYQPIYPQSQDPYSHVNDPYSLNSLHAQPQPQHPGWSGQRQAQESGLLHQHRSLPHQLCRDYRREVLLPSGHGLDSGLSDSIPIHGIPHSLEDVQPVEDQGVHIPDQTVIKKGPVSLSKNNNISAIPINKDGLFGGVTNPNEVFCSVPGRLSLLSSTSKYKVTVAEVQRRLSPPECLNASLLGGVLRRAKSKNGGRSLREKLDKIGLNLPAGRRKAANVTLLTSLVEGEAVHLARDFGYVCETEFPAKAVAEYVNRQHTDPNEQVQRKNMLLATKQVCKEFTDLLSQDRSPLGNSRPQPILEPGIQSCLTHFSLISHGFGAPALCAAVTAFQNYLTEAIKAMDKMYLNNNPNGHSDNGTKGDKDEKHRK, encoded by the exons ATGTTAGTGCACAGTTTTTCCGCGATG GACCGTCACGACGGCACCAGCAACGGGACAGCCAGGCTACCTCAACTGGGCGGCGTGGGCCAGAGTCCCTACACAAGCGCCCCaccgctctcacacacaccgaacTCGGACTTCCAGCCCCCGTACTTCCCCCCACCCTACCAGCCTATCTATCCGCAGTCTCAGGACCCTTATTCGCACGTCAATGACCCGTACTCCCTGAATTCCCTTCACGCCCAGCCGCAGCCGCAGCACCCCGGCTGGTCGGGCCAGAGACAGGCACAAGAGAGCGGCCTGCTGCACCAGCACCGCAGCCTGCCCCACCAGCTGTGCCGGGATTACCGCAGGGAAGTGCTCCTACCGTCCGGCCACGGTCTCGACTCGGGACTGTCGGACTCTATCCCTATCCATGGAATACCTCACTCTTTAGAAGACGTTCAG CCTGTTGAGGACCAAGGAGTTCACATTCCCGACCAGACTGTAATTAAAAAAG GTCCAGTTTCTTTATCGAAAAACAACAATATCTCCGCCATCCCCATAAACAAGGACGGGCTTTTTGGAGGGGTGACAAACCCCAACGAGGTGTTCTGTTCGGTTCCGGGTCGCCTGTCTCTCCTGAGCTCCACATCAAAGTACAAGGTCACGGTAGCGGAGGTGCAGAGACGCCTCTCGCCGCCCGAGTGCCTCAACGCCTCCTTGCTCGGCGGGGTTCTGAGGAG GGCCAAGTCTAAAAACGGAGGAAGATCCTTGAGGGAGAAGCTGGATAAAATCGGCTTGAATCTACCTGCGGGAAGACGCAAAGCAGCCAACGTCACCTTGCTGACGTCACTAGTGGAAG gcGAGGCGGTACATCTTGCCAGAGATTTTGGTTATGTATGCGAAACCGAGTTTCCAGCCAAGGCGGTAGCTGAATATGTAAACCGTCAACACACCGACCCAAACGAACAAGTCCAAAGAAAAAACATGCTGCTGGCCACGAA GCAAGTCTGCAAAGAGTTCACAGACCTGCTGTCCCAGGATCGCTCGCCTTTGGGGAACTCACGGCCGCAGCCTATTCTTGAACCGGGAATCCAGAGCTGTTTGACCCATTTCAGTCTCATCTCCCACGGTTTCGGGGCCCCTGCATTATGCGCGGCCGTCACAGCCTTTCAGAACTATCTGACCGAGGCTATCAAAGCCATGGACAAAATGTACCTCAACAACAACCCCAACGGTCACTCAGATAACGGCACTAAAGGAGACAAAGACGAGAAGCACAGAAAGTGA
- the tmem14ca gene encoding transmembrane protein 14C isoform X1, translating to MESNMSVDWIGYGYAAVIASGGLVGYVKARSIPSLAAGLLFGGLAGFGAYQISKDPDNVWVSLATSGTLTGIMGKRFYGSRKLMPAGLIAGASLLMVGKLSLALLQKPQPS from the exons ATG GAATCGAACATGTCTGTGGATTGGATCGGATATGGCTACGCGGCTGTGATCGCATCAGGGGGACTGGTTGGTTATGTGAAAGCAC gTAGCATCCCCTCCCTCGCTGCAGGCCTTCTTTTCGGGGGACTCGCGGGCTTTGGCGCCTACCAGATCTCCAAGGACCCTGATAACGTTTGGGTGTCTCTGG CGACGTCGGGAACTCTGACTGGAATCATGGGAAAGCGCTTCTATGGATCAAGGAAGTTAATGCCTGCTGGATTGATAGCAGGAGCAAG TCTTTTGATGGTGGGAAAACTTAGCCTGGCGCTGCTCCAGAAACCTCAGCCATCTTAA
- the tmem14ca gene encoding transmembrane protein 14C isoform X2, with product MSVDWIGYGYAAVIASGGLVGYVKARSIPSLAAGLLFGGLAGFGAYQISKDPDNVWVSLATSGTLTGIMGKRFYGSRKLMPAGLIAGASLLMVGKLSLALLQKPQPS from the exons ATGTCTGTGGATTGGATCGGATATGGCTACGCGGCTGTGATCGCATCAGGGGGACTGGTTGGTTATGTGAAAGCAC gTAGCATCCCCTCCCTCGCTGCAGGCCTTCTTTTCGGGGGACTCGCGGGCTTTGGCGCCTACCAGATCTCCAAGGACCCTGATAACGTTTGGGTGTCTCTGG CGACGTCGGGAACTCTGACTGGAATCATGGGAAAGCGCTTCTATGGATCAAGGAAGTTAATGCCTGCTGGATTGATAGCAGGAGCAAG TCTTTTGATGGTGGGAAAACTTAGCCTGGCGCTGCTCCAGAAACCTCAGCCATCTTAA